The following coding sequences lie in one Chloroflexaceae bacterium genomic window:
- a CDS encoding RNA-binding protein — translation MQVKLFVGNLPWSVGDAELTRIFTGHGAVYSARVISDRDTGRSRGFGFVEMETDDVGALIRATDGCAVEGRNLRVNLAEDKPAPRRGGDRGGFGGRRERY, via the coding sequence ATGCAAGTCAAACTGTTTGTTGGGAATCTGCCCTGGAGTGTGGGCGACGCCGAGTTGACCCGGATCTTCACCGGTCACGGCGCGGTTTACAGCGCGCGGGTTATCAGCGATCGCGACACTGGTCGCTCGCGGGGCTTTGGGTTCGTTGAGATGGAAACCGACGATGTCGGCGCGCTGATCCGGGCGACCGACGGCTGCGCGGTTGAGGGCCGCAATCTGCGGGTCAACCTGGCCGAAGACAAACCCGCGCCCCGGCGCGGCGGCGACCGCGGCGGTTTCGGGGGGCGGCGCGAGCGCTACTGA
- a CDS encoding radical SAM protein gives MSDPAYLNLYARGLLHERAAAARERLAACVLCPQVCRADRLDDEAGICRVGREALVASYGPHMGEENVLRGWRGSGTVFFSGCNMRCVYCQNYDISQIARGRAVSAEELAEIFLEVQRRGCHNLNLVTPSHVIAQILEALALAVPRGLRLPIVYNTSGYDSVAALRLLDGVVDIYMPDLKYSDSALAQRYSGIPHYWDVARAALREMQRQVGDLRIEGGLATRGLLIRHLVLPGDLAGSREVLRFVAEELSRDAWINIMDQYYPAYRAFDYPELRRGVTAQEYATVVAWARELGLHRGIPLDSMA, from the coding sequence ATGAGCGATCCGGCGTATCTCAATCTCTACGCGCGGGGCCTGCTGCACGAACGGGCCGCGGCGGCGCGCGAACGCCTGGCGGCCTGCGTGCTCTGCCCGCAGGTCTGCCGCGCCGACCGGCTTGATGACGAGGCGGGAATCTGCCGAGTGGGGCGGGAGGCGCTGGTTGCCTCATACGGGCCGCACATGGGTGAAGAGAACGTGCTGCGCGGCTGGCGCGGCTCAGGCACGGTCTTCTTCAGCGGCTGCAACATGCGCTGCGTCTACTGCCAGAACTACGACATCAGCCAGATCGCCCGCGGGCGCGCCGTCAGCGCCGAGGAACTGGCGGAGATTTTTCTCGAGGTGCAGCGCAGAGGCTGCCACAACCTCAACCTGGTCACCCCCTCTCACGTCATCGCCCAGATCCTGGAGGCGCTGGCGCTGGCCGTGCCCCGTGGTCTGCGCCTGCCAATCGTCTACAACACCTCCGGCTACGACTCGGTCGCGGCGCTGCGACTCCTCGACGGCGTGGTGGATATCTACATGCCCGACCTCAAGTACAGCGACTCGGCGCTGGCCCAGCGCTACTCCGGCATTCCGCATTACTGGGACGTGGCGCGGGCGGCCCTGCGCGAGATGCAGCGCCAGGTCGGCGACCTGCGCATTGAGGGCGGGTTGGCCACGCGCGGCTTGCTCATTCGCCACCTGGTGCTTCCGGGAGATCTGGCCGGCTCACGGGAGGTGCTGCGCTTCGTAGCGGAGGAGTTGTCCCGTGATGCCTGGATCAACATAATGGACCAGTACTACCCGGCCTATCGCGCCTTCGACTACCCCGAACTGCGCCGGGGCGTCACGGCGCAGGAATACGCCACTGTGGTCGCCTGGGCGCGCGAGCTAGGGCTGCATCGGGGCATTCCCCTGGATAGCATGGCCTAG
- a CDS encoding GPI inositol-deacylase: MQDKPAASDCATPWTTWARSIINGAVGDYLQARQNGLEIEMALYVRNRPLPLTRAALLEAHPRPTPRLCVFLHGLGCNEGSWAYRDLSNSGRWTSYGAELAADLGFTPLFARYNTGLALARNGQSLADLLNALLAAYPLPVRDLVLIGHSMGGLVIRHACHIGAQRHDPWVPLVRQAFYLGSPHDGAPLALLSDIAARVLHSVPNPITRLIGDIFDLRSQGIKDLRSPPFIEEAGQRAAPRQTVPWLTSAQHYLVVATLTEDPKHLVAILLGDGLVLVPSIRETPPDGTAPYPMPRDHVACFSPMDHLQLTRDPAVYARIRAWCEEYERSV, translated from the coding sequence TTGCAAGATAAGCCAGCGGCGTCGGATTGCGCCACACCGTGGACGACGTGGGCGCGTAGCATCATCAATGGCGCCGTGGGCGATTATCTCCAGGCCCGGCAAAATGGCCTCGAGATTGAGATGGCGCTGTACGTCAGGAACCGGCCCCTCCCCCTGACCCGCGCGGCGCTCCTCGAGGCGCATCCCCGTCCTACCCCGAGGCTGTGCGTGTTCCTCCACGGCCTGGGCTGCAACGAGGGCAGCTGGGCCTACCGCGACCTGTCTAACTCCGGACGCTGGACCTCCTACGGCGCGGAACTGGCGGCGGATCTGGGGTTTACCCCGCTGTTTGCGCGCTACAATACGGGGCTAGCGCTCGCCCGCAATGGGCAGAGCCTGGCCGATTTGCTGAACGCCCTGCTGGCGGCCTACCCCCTCCCGGTAAGGGATCTGGTCCTCATCGGCCACAGCATGGGCGGGCTGGTCATCAGGCATGCCTGCCACATTGGCGCCCAGCGCCACGACCCGTGGGTTCCATTAGTGCGGCAGGCATTTTACCTGGGCAGCCCTCACGATGGCGCGCCTCTGGCGCTGCTAAGCGACATCGCCGCCCGCGTGCTTCATAGCGTGCCCAACCCAATTACCAGACTCATCGGTGACATCTTCGACCTGCGCAGTCAGGGGATCAAGGATCTGCGCTCGCCGCCATTTATCGAAGAGGCCGGCCAGCGCGCCGCCCCGCGCCAGACCGTGCCGTGGCTGACCAGCGCGCAACACTATCTGGTCGTCGCCACCCTGACCGAGGACCCGAAGCACCTCGTCGCCATTCTGCTCGGCGACGGGCTGGTCCTCGTGCCGTCCATTCGCGAGACGCCCCCCGACGGCACAGCGCCGTATCCGATGCCCCGCGACCATGTGGCCTGTTTTTCGCCGATGGACCACTTGCAACTGACCCGCGATCCGGCGGTGTACGCGCGAATCCGCGCCTGGTGCGAGGAATATGAAAGGAGCGTCTGA